TCTGCTGCTCTACCATTGAGCTAGCGGCCCCTCTTGAACCAAAAATATAGCGGACGAAGCGCTCGGCTGGCAAGCCCCTTCATTCTGCGTCCCCCGCGGCTCCCGCGGCGATCACCGGCGGTGGGGGCCGAAAACGGAGCTCTCGCTAGCCGCCCTGGACGAAACGGACGATCTCGACGGTATCGCCGGCGACGACCTGGGTGCCGGCGAGGCGCGAACGGCGCACGATTTCGCCGTTGACCTCGACAGCGACCGCCTGCGGATCACAGCCGATCGAGAGCACGAGCTCGCGCAGCGTCATCGCGGCGGGAATCGGGTGCGTGGCTCCGTTCAGGCGGATCTCGCGCTGGGCGGAGGGCGATGCGGTCATGGGTCCTTTCGGTTCGCTCAAAGAAGCTGCTTGATCTCGGCGCGACCAAGATCCGAAGAGCCGGAGATGATCAGAGCGGCCGAGCCGCGAGCGAAGGCGGGCACATCGAGACGCATTTCGACCGCGCCGACATCGTCGGTCTCGCCGATCAGCAGGGTGCGCGGGTCGGCCACCGTCGAGAGCATCTTGACCGAGATCTGAACTCCGGCGAGGGGCAGACCGCTCTTCGACGAATAGGCGCGGAGCGTCAGGTTGTTGATCTTCCCGGGCTGGATCTCCTCCTGGCCGTCCAGGGCAAGCACGAGCTGTTCGTGCTCAGCCTCGGTCGAGAGGTAGTCCAGGATGACCTGATCGAGGGTCGGGCCTTCGTCGGCCTCGTCGAAATCCGGCATCTCCGCGAGCTCGGGGACCTCCGGCAGCTCCGCCAGCGGCGGCAGCCCGGCGAGCGGCTGAAAATCGTCCGGAGCAGACGCCATCGAACCCTCGAGCGCTTCGACCGGGACCGCACCGGTTTGCATGAGCGTTTGAGCGTGCCGCTCGGGAGACTCCTGTTCCGAAGTGGCGCCTGCGGTGGCCGGCGCGGCGGCCCGACCCTTGAGACCCTGGAGCTTGCTGTCGAAGCGGCCCGCCCGGATCGCAGCCACGATCGTGCGGTGTTGATGATCCATCAGGGCAGCGATCTCGGGATCGCCCTTGCCCCCTTCGAGCAGCTGCGCGTAGCTCGAGCGCTTGGTCGCGACGACCCGTCCGGCGACGTAAATGACACTCTCGATGAACGGATTCCCGCGTCCCTTGTCCTCGGTCTGGACATGGACCACCGTCTCTACGTGACGAACGTCAGTGTTGTATCCGGTGATCATGGTTGGACTGCGGCCGCTCGCGGCATTGTAGGAAGGCCTTCCCTCGCGGTCAAGGCGACGGTGGACGCTCCCCCGGGCCCGTGCGAGAATCGCCCCCGAGCAACTCTACCGCGGCCGGCGAATGCTCGGCCGAAACAAGCCCTCAGCCACTCACTCCCGCACCCCCCAGGAGACCCGGAATGACGCAGAACGCCGCTTCGCCCGATGCCAACGCCACCCGCACGCTGGTGCACTACGACGTCCGCGACGGCGTGGCCTACCTCAAGCTCGACGATCCGCCGGCCAACACCTATACCCACGAGATGATGCGCGCCCTCGACGAGGGCATCCTCAAGGCGCGCTTCGACAAGGATGTGCACGTGATCGTGCTCACGGGTGCGGGCGAGAAGATGTTCTGCGCCGGCGCCAACATCAACATGCTCAAGGCGTCCGACCCGTACTTCAAGTACTTCTTCTGCCTGCACGCCAACGAGACCCTGTCGCGCCTCGAGCAGACGCCGAAGCTGGTGATCGCGGCCCTCAACGGCAACACGGTCGGCGGCGGCCTCGAGATCGCCATGGCGGCGGACCTGCGGATCGCCAGGAAGGGCGGCGGCAAGGTCGGCCTGCCCGAGGTCACGCTCGGCGTCCTGCCCGGCACCGGTGGCACCCAGCGCCTGGTGCGCATCGTCGGCAAGAGCAGGGCGATCGAGCTCATGGTGACCGGACGCCTGTTCTCCTTCGAGGACGCCCTGGGCTACGGCATCGTCGACTCGATCCTCGAGGGCGACGACTTCATGGGCCAGGTGCACGAGTATGCGAAGCAGTTCTGCCCGCCGAACAAGGCGGCCAAGGCGGTCGGTCGCATCAAGCGCGCCGTGCAGTCGGGTGCCGAGATTCCGTTCGAATCTGCGATGACCCTCGAGCGCGAGTTGCAGCAGCAGCTCTTCCAGAGTGACGATGCCAAGGAAGGGCTCGCCGCCTACGTCGAGAAGCGCACGCCGCAATTCACCGCCAAGTGATGGAGCACGGGCTCGCGAGGGGGCCGCGCCGGGCGACGCAGCGGCTGGCGCTGGTCGCTCCGGTGCGGACTCCCATCGGGAAGTTCGGCGGTTGCCTCGCCGGACTTTCCGCTGCCGACCTCGGCACGCACGCCGCCGAGGCCTGCCTGCGTCGTGCGGGGATCGCCGGAGACGCGTCGGGGGTCGTCGACCAGACGATCTTCGGGCACGGCCGCCAGGCCAACGGCGGACCGAACAGCGCCCGGCAGATCGCCTTCCGAGCCGGGATCCCGGACGAGCGTCCGGCATTCACGATCAACCAGGCCTGCGGCTCAGGGCTCCAGTCGGTGATCTCCGCTGCCCGCACGATCCTCCTCGGCGAGGCGGAAGTCATTCTCGCGGGTGGCACCGAGAGCATGTCGAACACGCCCTATCTGCTCCCCCGGGCACGCTGGGGATATCGGCTCGGCAGCGACGAGATCGTCGACGGCATGTACAAGGACGGATTCAACGATCCGCTCTCCGGCCTCGTCATGGGCGAGACCGCCGAAGAGCTGGCCGTCGAGGCCGGCGTGACGCGCGAGGCCGCGGACCTCTACGCGGTCGAGACCCAGAGGCGCTGCGAAGCCGCCCGCGGGCGCGGACGATTCGTCGCCGAGATCGAGCCGATCCGCATTCCGGGACGCAAGGGCGAGACCGTCATCGCTGCCGACGAGCACCCGCGCGACGGCGTCACTCTGGAATCGCTGGCGAAGATGCCAGCGGTCTTCCGCAAGGGTGGAACGGTGACCGCGGCCAACGCTTCGGGCATAACCGACGGCGCCGCCGCCCTGCTCGTGGCCAGCGAGGCGGCAACCCAACGCCACGGGCTCACCCCGGCGGGCTACCTACTCGACTGGGAAGTGGTCGGCGTTGCTCCCCGGATCATGGGCATCGGGCCGGTACCGGCGACGCGCAATCTCCTCCAGCGCAACGGCCTCGGCTATGCCGACATCGAAGCCGTCGAGCTCAACGAGGCGTTCGCGTCGCAGGCGGTCGCCTGCCTCGCCCAGCTGCCCTTCGACCCGGCGAAAGTCAACGCCGACGGCGGTGCCATCGCGCTGGGGCACCCGATCGGCGCCACCGGAGCCCGCATCCTCGTGACCCTGCTCGCCGGCATGGCGGAACGCGGCCAGCGCCTCGGAATTGCGACGCTCTGCATCTCCGGCGGCATGGGCATCGCGATCCTCGTCGAACGCAATCTCTCCTGAAGCCGGAGCCCGGCGTGCCCAACATCGTCGTCGCCTACATCAAGGAAGACAAGGTCGCGCCGTACCTCGAAGCCCTGGCGGCGGTCGGCGTCGCGGAGTCGGACATCTTCCGCGCCACCCCGCGGCGCACCGCTACAGTCGACCTCCACGAGCTCCTGGCGCGCGCCGACGGGCTGCTACTCACCGGCGGCGCCGATCTCCAGCCCTGCCTCTACGGCGAGGCCCGCCGCCGGGACGCGAACCTCGACCGGCCGGCGCCGGATCGCGATCAGCTGGAATGGGACCTCCTGTGCGAGGCGCGAGCCCACCGGACGCCTGTTTTCGGGATCTGCCGCGGCCATCAGATGGTCAACGTCTTTCTCGGCGGTTCGCTCTACCAGGACATCGAGCTCCAGACCGGACGCAGCGGCCACGACAACTTCATCGATCGCGGCTTCGCTCTCGACCACCTGGCGCACGACATCGTCGCCACCGGGATCGATCATCCACTCGCCGCCCGCACGGGGAAGTTCGGGCACCCTGCCGTCAACAGCCGCCATCACCAGGCGGTGAAGGTGCCCGGGAAGGGCCTCGTCACCGTCGCGCAGGCGCTCGACGGCACGATCGAGGCGACCGTCGCCGGCGAGCCCGGCTGGTGGATCACATCGGTCCAATGGCACCCCGAGAACCTCGTCGACCATCCTTTCCATCGCGCGCTGTTCGAGGACTTCTTGACCGCAGCCGGGGAGTTCGCGCTTCACCGTTCAACGCAGATCGCCGAAGGAGCCGTGCGATGAACCTGCCGTCGAACCCGCTCGTCATCACGCTGCAGGAACGGGCGGCGACGCTCACGTTCGGCCGTCCACCGCTCAACATCCTCGACCTCGATCTGCTCGCGGCGCTGGACGACCTGATCGTCGAGCTCGCCACCGACCGCGAGCTGCAGGTGCTGTTCGTCCGCGGCGCCGGGGAGAGGGCCTTCTCGGCCGGCGTCTCCGTCCAGGACCACACTCCGGACAAGATCGACCGCATGCTGCTCTCGTTCCACGGCGCGATCGGCAAGCTGCGCGACCTCGAGGCCTTCACCGTCGCGTTGGTCGACGGTCACTGCCTCGGCGGTGGAATGGAGCTCGCTCTCGCCTGCGACCTCGTCCTCGCCACCGAGCGCAGCCGCTTCGGCCAACCCGAGATCGCTCTCGGCTGCTATCCGCCCGTCGCGGCGGCGCTCTATCCGCAGCGCATCGGCAGCGGCCGGACGCTCGAGCTGCTGCTCACCGGCCGCACTCTCGAATGCGCCGAGGCCGAACGCCTCGGTTTCGTGCACGAGCGGTTCGCCGACCGAGAGGCGCTCGAGGCCCGCGCCAGGGAGCTCTCGGCCGCGATCCAACGTCAGAGCGCGGCGGTCACGCGCCTCACGAAACGCGCCGTTCGCGCAGGCGAGAATCGCGCCTATGCGCCGGCACTCGCCGAGGCCGAGAGGATCTACCTGCGCGAGCTCACCGGAACGGCCGACATGGCGGAGGGGCTTCAGGCCTTCGTCGAGAAGCGCCCGCCGGTCTGGAAGCACCGATGAACCGACGCCGTGCGGCAGCAGCGGCAGGCCCGATGAGACGGCCCAGGACGGAGACTTCCGGCCTCTTCCGCCGACGTTTCTTGCCACTTCTCGCCGCGGGCACGCTGCTCGCGGGCGCGCTCTCAGCCGAAGAGTCGGAGGGGAGGGTCTCCTTCACTTTCGCACCTCCCGCCGCCGCTTTCGTCCAACGGGAGATCTACGTCGAGACCGCCCGTCTGGGAGGCATTCAGCAGCGGATCACTCTCGCCTCGGAGGTCAGCCTTCGCATCTCGCAGGAGGCCGGCAGCTCTTTCCTCCTCTTCCAGATCCAGCGCGCCGCTGCGGCGCGGGACGGCAAGCCGAGCGACGCGGCGATGGTCGCCGCGATGACCGGCGCCGAGACCGTCAACGTCGTAAGGCCGGACGGTGTGCTGACGAAGATCAACGGCCTGCGAAAGCTCACCGAACGGCTGCTGCCGACGCTCCAGGGCGAAGAGCGCACCGCCCTCGAGAAGCGCCTGCGTGAGAACCGGATCGAAGATCGCCTCCGAGCCAACTGGTTCGAGGCGACCGAGGCCCTCTCCGGGCAGACTCTGGAGCTCGGACGCGACTACTTTTTCGACTCCGCCTGGCCGACCGACGAAGGCTGGATCCAGCACCAGACGCTCCTCCGGCTCGGGCCGTGGGAAGAAACAGCGAACGGCAGAAGGCTGCGCCTGCATCTCGCCTACGTCGCCGACGCCAAGACCGACGTGCCCGGCGCCGTGCGGCTGCAGCCCAAGGTGGCCACCGCCTTCGCGCCCAGCAATCCCGGCAGGCTGGCCAAAGGCCTCACGATCTCGGGCAGCGCCAGTCGCCTCGTCGATCCGGCGACGCTGCTCGTCTGGAAGGACCAGAGCGTACGGCGGGTGCGCAACCGCCTGGAAGTCTCGGATGAGCTGGCGGTCACCATCTCGACCGAAGAGAAGGCCGACATCACACTGGAACCGGCGCTACCGGCGGCATCAGCGAAGCCGATAGCCCATTGAGAACCTGCGAGGAGAATCATGTCCCAGACCGTACTTTCCACTCGTGAAGGCCGCGTCGCCATCCTCACCATCAACCGCCCCGACAAGCTCAACGCCTTGAACGAAGAGGTTCGGGTCGAGCTCCTCGCCGCCCTGGCGGAGGTCGAGACCGACGATGGCGTCGGCGCCGTCGTTATCACGGGAGCGGGCGAGAAGTCGTTCATCGCCGGCGCCGACATCGGCGAGTTCGCCGGCCGATCGCCCTTCGACCAGCGCTTCGCGATGCGCAGCCCGCGCATCTTCGACGTCATGGCCTCGTTTCCGAAGCCGGTGATCGCCATGATCAACGGCTTCTGCCTCGGCGGCGGCTGCGAGCTCTCGATGTCGTGCGACATGCGGATCGCCTCCGACAAGGCCCGCTTCGGCCAGCCGGAGATCAATCTCGGCCTCATCCCCGGCGGCGGCGGCACCCAGCGCCTGCCGCGCCTCGTCGGCATGGGCCACGCAATGCGCATGATCCTCGGCGGCGACATGATCCCGGCGGCGGAAGCGAAGGAGATCGGTCTCGTCGATCTCGTCTTCCCGGCCGAAGAGCTGCGAGCGAAGACGCTCGAGCTCGCCCAGAAGATCGCGAGCAAGAGCCCGCTGACCCTCAAGGTCGCCAAGGAGGCGCTGCGCGCCTCCGAGAAGCTCGCCATCGAGGACGGCATCACCTACGAACGCGACCTCTTCTGCCTCTGCTTCTCCTCGAAGGACAAGGAAGAGGGCGTCGCCGCCTTCCTCGACAAGCGCCCGGCGGCCTGGACAGGCAAGTAGCGCGCTCTGCCGCGCGGTTCTTCGGTGGTCGCGGTGAGGCAGGGCAAGAAGCTTGTTTCTCAGCTCTACCGACGAGGGGTGGCTGG
This portion of the Thermoanaerobaculia bacterium genome encodes:
- a CDS encoding enoyl-CoA hydratase/isomerase family protein gives rise to the protein MTQNAASPDANATRTLVHYDVRDGVAYLKLDDPPANTYTHEMMRALDEGILKARFDKDVHVIVLTGAGEKMFCAGANINMLKASDPYFKYFFCLHANETLSRLEQTPKLVIAALNGNTVGGGLEIAMAADLRIARKGGGKVGLPEVTLGVLPGTGGTQRLVRIVGKSRAIELMVTGRLFSFEDALGYGIVDSILEGDDFMGQVHEYAKQFCPPNKAAKAVGRIKRAVQSGAEIPFESAMTLERELQQQLFQSDDAKEGLAAYVEKRTPQFTAK
- a CDS encoding enoyl-CoA hydratase/isomerase family protein — its product is MNLPSNPLVITLQERAATLTFGRPPLNILDLDLLAALDDLIVELATDRELQVLFVRGAGERAFSAGVSVQDHTPDKIDRMLLSFHGAIGKLRDLEAFTVALVDGHCLGGGMELALACDLVLATERSRFGQPEIALGCYPPVAAALYPQRIGSGRTLELLLTGRTLECAEAERLGFVHERFADREALEARARELSAAIQRQSAAVTRLTKRAVRAGENRAYAPALAEAERIYLRELTGTADMAEGLQAFVEKRPPVWKHR
- a CDS encoding thiolase family protein, which translates into the protein MEHGLARGPRRATQRLALVAPVRTPIGKFGGCLAGLSAADLGTHAAEACLRRAGIAGDASGVVDQTIFGHGRQANGGPNSARQIAFRAGIPDERPAFTINQACGSGLQSVISAARTILLGEAEVILAGGTESMSNTPYLLPRARWGYRLGSDEIVDGMYKDGFNDPLSGLVMGETAEELAVEAGVTREAADLYAVETQRRCEAARGRGRFVAEIEPIRIPGRKGETVIAADEHPRDGVTLESLAKMPAVFRKGGTVTAANASGITDGAAALLVASEAATQRHGLTPAGYLLDWEVVGVAPRIMGIGPVPATRNLLQRNGLGYADIEAVELNEAFASQAVACLAQLPFDPAKVNADGGAIALGHPIGATGARILVTLLAGMAERGQRLGIATLCISGGMGIAILVERNLS
- a CDS encoding enoyl-CoA hydratase/isomerase family protein; this translates as MSQTVLSTREGRVAILTINRPDKLNALNEEVRVELLAALAEVETDDGVGAVVITGAGEKSFIAGADIGEFAGRSPFDQRFAMRSPRIFDVMASFPKPVIAMINGFCLGGGCELSMSCDMRIASDKARFGQPEINLGLIPGGGGTQRLPRLVGMGHAMRMILGGDMIPAAEAKEIGLVDLVFPAEELRAKTLELAQKIASKSPLTLKVAKEALRASEKLAIEDGITYERDLFCLCFSSKDKEEGVAAFLDKRPAAWTGK
- the thiS gene encoding sulfur carrier protein ThiS, coding for MTASPSAQREIRLNGATHPIPAAMTLRELVLSIGCDPQAVAVEVNGEIVRRSRLAGTQVVAGDTVEIVRFVQGG
- a CDS encoding type 1 glutamine amidotransferase, which codes for MPNIVVAYIKEDKVAPYLEALAAVGVAESDIFRATPRRTATVDLHELLARADGLLLTGGADLQPCLYGEARRRDANLDRPAPDRDQLEWDLLCEARAHRTPVFGICRGHQMVNVFLGGSLYQDIELQTGRSGHDNFIDRGFALDHLAHDIVATGIDHPLAARTGKFGHPAVNSRHHQAVKVPGKGLVTVAQALDGTIEATVAGEPGWWITSVQWHPENLVDHPFHRALFEDFLTAAGEFALHRSTQIAEGAVR